One region of Pararhizobium qamdonense genomic DNA includes:
- a CDS encoding (R)-mandelonitrile lyase, which yields MKNIAASIAMSALAATGAQAQEERRRVAPPAVYDVAPGLGHFTDDVLFGEVWERTELKPRDRSLVTVSVIVSTGKTAQIAGHVGRALDNGVTPEEIGELITHLAFYSGWPNAISAVAETKKVFDERNIGAIASSGADRLELQAVAEAARSASVNATVAPTAAALANLTNRVLFGDLWQRPDLSARDRSLVTMSALIAIGQPEQLPFHANRAMDNGLSNAEASEAVTQTAFYAGWPRAMSAVPVLQRVFESRKVSAHATKTGEPAVHLQITRANATPAAGPADYFTGEVQVSGHYRGNEPARISGATVSFTAGARTAWHTHPLGQTLFIVSGKGWVQKDGGPVEVVGPGDVVWIPPMVKHWHGASASEPMTHFAVAEALDGNAVTWMEKVSDDDYGLGLRID from the coding sequence ATGAAGAATATTGCCGCAAGCATCGCCATGTCCGCCCTCGCTGCAACGGGTGCGCAGGCGCAGGAGGAACGGCGGCGCGTCGCTCCGCCGGCCGTCTACGACGTGGCGCCCGGCCTTGGCCATTTCACCGATGACGTGCTTTTCGGCGAAGTCTGGGAGCGCACCGAACTCAAACCACGCGACCGCAGCCTTGTCACGGTTTCGGTCATCGTCTCGACCGGAAAAACGGCCCAGATCGCCGGCCATGTCGGCCGCGCGCTCGATAACGGCGTGACGCCGGAGGAGATCGGCGAACTGATCACCCATCTCGCCTTTTATTCCGGCTGGCCGAACGCGATTTCCGCAGTGGCCGAGACGAAGAAGGTCTTCGATGAACGCAACATCGGCGCCATTGCCAGCAGCGGCGCGGACCGTCTCGAACTTCAGGCCGTTGCCGAAGCTGCAAGATCGGCTTCCGTCAATGCCACGGTCGCTCCCACGGCCGCAGCACTTGCCAACCTGACCAACCGCGTGCTTTTCGGCGATCTGTGGCAGCGGCCGGACCTCTCGGCGCGCGACCGGAGCCTCGTCACCATGTCGGCGCTGATTGCCATCGGCCAGCCGGAACAATTGCCGTTCCATGCCAACCGGGCAATGGACAACGGCCTGAGCAATGCAGAAGCCTCCGAAGCCGTCACCCAAACGGCCTTTTACGCCGGATGGCCGCGCGCCATGTCGGCAGTGCCGGTCCTGCAGCGTGTCTTCGAAAGCCGCAAAGTTTCCGCGCATGCGACAAAAACCGGAGAACCGGCCGTGCATCTACAAATTACCAGGGCAAACGCCACGCCGGCGGCGGGGCCGGCGGACTATTTCACCGGCGAAGTGCAGGTTTCCGGACACTACCGGGGAAATGAGCCGGCCAGGATCAGCGGCGCAACGGTTTCTTTCACGGCCGGCGCCCGCACCGCCTGGCACACGCATCCGCTTGGCCAGACACTGTTTATCGTTTCCGGCAAGGGCTGGGTGCAGAAGGACGGCGGCCCTGTCGAGGTGGTCGGACCCGGCGATGTCGTCTGGATACCGCCCATGGTCAAACACTGGCATGGCGCTTCGGCTAGCGAGCCCATGACCCATTTTGCCGTCGCCGAGGCTCTCGATGGAAATGCCGTCACCTGGATGGAGAAGGTCTCCGATGATGATTACGGACTGGGCTTGAGGATCGACTAA
- a CDS encoding GNAT family N-acetyltransferase codes for MTQHDDYHIEPRVPGIDDYLRLRDVSGLSPFSREAAEKGLPNSIFGVCLMNGDAVVGMGRIIGDGGCFFQVTDIAIMPEYQGKGLGKMIMAALTGYIESQLPKTAYISLIADVPANRLYQQFGFAETAPRSVGMARKVR; via the coding sequence GTGACCCAGCATGACGACTACCACATTGAGCCCCGCGTTCCAGGGATCGACGATTACCTGCGATTGCGGGATGTGTCAGGCCTTAGTCCCTTTTCGCGCGAGGCCGCCGAAAAGGGGCTGCCCAATTCGATTTTTGGCGTCTGCCTGATGAACGGTGACGCTGTTGTCGGCATGGGCCGCATCATCGGCGACGGTGGCTGCTTCTTTCAGGTCACCGATATCGCGATCATGCCGGAATACCAGGGAAAGGGGCTCGGCAAGATGATCATGGCCGCACTGACCGGCTATATCGAGAGCCAGCTGCCCAAAACTGCCTACATAAGTCTGATCGCCGACGTCCCGGCAAACCGTCTTTACCAGCAGTTCGGTTTTGCTGAAACCGCTCCCCGCTCCGTCGGGATGGCGCGCAAAGTGCGTTGA
- a CDS encoding LysR family transcriptional regulator — protein MKRDELGDLIAFLTVAEERSFTRAAAQLGTSQSSLSHTVRRIEERMGVRLLTRTTRNVVPTEAGEQLMETLRPAFNDIRSRIDALSAMRQSPGGTIRITSSRHAAETILMPAAKRLMAEYRDVNIEISIDQRFVDLVAERYDAGVRLGESIEKDMIAVAIGPELRMMVAGSPVYFERHPKPQTPHDLTQHNCINLRLPTLGGLYTWEFERDGRPLNVRVNGQFICNDVPMIIDAVLEGLGLACLPDDHLGPLVDKGRLVPVLQDWSAPFPGYHLYYPSRRLASPAFALLVDALRLR, from the coding sequence ATGAAGCGCGATGAACTGGGCGATCTCATCGCCTTCCTGACGGTGGCGGAGGAGCGCAGCTTCACGCGGGCCGCTGCCCAGCTTGGAACGTCGCAGTCGTCGCTGAGCCACACCGTGCGCCGTATCGAAGAGCGGATGGGGGTGCGGCTTTTGACGCGGACGACGCGCAACGTCGTTCCCACAGAGGCGGGCGAGCAGTTGATGGAGACGCTGCGTCCTGCTTTCAATGATATCCGCAGCCGGATCGATGCGTTGAGCGCGATGCGCCAGAGTCCCGGCGGCACGATCCGGATCACCTCCAGCCGCCATGCGGCCGAGACCATCCTGATGCCTGCCGCAAAAAGGCTGATGGCTGAATATCGGGACGTCAATATCGAGATTTCGATCGACCAGCGGTTCGTTGATCTCGTCGCCGAACGGTATGATGCCGGCGTGCGGCTTGGCGAGAGTATCGAAAAGGACATGATCGCGGTCGCGATCGGCCCGGAGTTGCGCATGATGGTCGCCGGCTCGCCGGTTTATTTCGAGCGCCATCCCAAGCCGCAGACACCGCATGATCTGACGCAGCACAATTGCATCAACCTGCGCCTTCCGACGCTTGGCGGATTATATACATGGGAATTCGAGCGTGACGGCCGTCCGCTCAACGTGCGTGTCAACGGCCAGTTCATCTGCAATGACGTGCCGATGATCATCGATGCTGTGCTGGAAGGGCTGGGTCTCGCTTGTCTTCCCGACGATCATCTTGGCCCATTGGTTGACAAAGGGCGTCTCGTTCCCGTGCTGCAGGATTGGTCTGCGCCATTTCCGGGATATCATCTCTATTATCCGAGCCGCCGGCTGGCATCCCCGGCCTTCGCATTACTGGTCGATGCGCTTCGCCTTCGATAA
- a CDS encoding ABC transporter permease, with protein sequence MVAAIKERRALAGGLLPSLRGATGPLIGLIVLCLFLTFATDKFMSVRNFLNVLDQITVLGVMAVGMTLVILIGGIDLAVGSVMALAMMVLGYLNVVLGVPMPLAISLALCAASLNGLIAGLLITRFNVPPFIATLAMMSIARGIANMITDGQQIIGFPAWFNMMAIVRFGGFVTLTVAVMVVVFIIGLLYQRYRHGGRVLYAIGGNPEVARLAGINVQRATVLVYVVCSLLAGLAGMVLAARLDSVQPSSGVSYELDAIAAVVIGGTSLSGGTGGIGGTIIGVLIIGVLRNGLNLLSVSPFLQQVIIGAVIVLAVTAETYRKRK encoded by the coding sequence ATGGTGGCGGCAATCAAGGAAAGACGGGCTTTAGCCGGCGGATTGCTTCCGTCCCTGCGTGGGGCGACCGGCCCGCTGATCGGGCTCATCGTGCTCTGCCTTTTCCTCACCTTCGCGACAGACAAGTTCATGTCGGTGCGGAACTTCCTCAACGTGCTCGATCAGATCACCGTGCTTGGCGTCATGGCCGTGGGCATGACGCTGGTCATTCTCATCGGCGGCATCGATCTTGCCGTCGGCTCGGTCATGGCGCTGGCCATGATGGTGCTCGGCTATCTCAATGTTGTGCTCGGTGTGCCGATGCCGCTGGCGATCTCGCTTGCGCTTTGCGCCGCCTCGCTGAACGGATTGATCGCGGGATTATTGATCACGCGATTCAACGTGCCGCCCTTCATTGCGACGCTCGCGATGATGTCGATTGCGCGCGGCATCGCCAACATGATCACCGACGGCCAGCAGATCATCGGTTTTCCCGCCTGGTTCAACATGATGGCCATCGTGCGTTTCGGCGGCTTCGTGACGTTGACGGTTGCCGTGATGGTGGTGGTTTTCATCATTGGCCTTCTCTATCAGCGTTACCGCCATGGAGGCCGGGTACTTTATGCCATCGGCGGAAACCCGGAAGTGGCACGCCTTGCCGGCATCAATGTCCAGCGCGCCACCGTGCTCGTCTATGTGGTGTGCAGCTTGCTCGCCGGCCTTGCCGGCATGGTGCTTGCGGCCCGGCTCGATTCCGTCCAGCCGTCTTCGGGCGTGTCCTATGAACTCGACGCGATTGCGGCGGTCGTGATCGGCGGCACCTCGCTGTCGGGCGGCACCGGCGGCATCGGCGGCACGATCATCGGGGTTCTGATCATCGGCGTGCTGCGCAATGGTCTCAACCTGCTCAGCGTCTCGCCCTTCCTGCAGCAGGTCATCATCGGCGCTGTCATCGTGCTCGCCGTCACGGCGGAAACCTACCGCAAGCGCAAATAG
- a CDS encoding aldo/keto reductase has protein sequence MKKRILGKTGLEVSAIGFGCMGLDFGYASKVTKQEGVALIRQAVDRGVTFFDTAEVYGPFTNEEMVGEALAPVRDQVVIATKFGFNIADGKQSGLNSRPEHIRNVCDASLKRLGIEVIDLFYQHRVDPGVPIEDVAGAVKDLIAAGKVRHFGLSEPGPQTVRRAHAVQPVTTLQNEYSLWTRGPETNGILDVCEELGIGLVPYSPLGKGFLTGAMSKDTKLGEGDFRAILPRFTPQAMAKNQALVDLLKSIAVEKEGTPAQIALAWLLARKPWIVPIPGTTKLHRLEENLASVDIELTQADLAVIEKAAADIQIEGERYPEQLLKATGL, from the coding sequence ATGAAAAAGCGCATTCTCGGCAAAACCGGCCTGGAAGTTTCAGCCATCGGCTTTGGCTGCATGGGGCTGGATTTCGGCTATGCGAGCAAGGTCACGAAGCAGGAGGGCGTCGCCCTCATCCGCCAGGCGGTCGATCGCGGCGTTACCTTTTTCGACACTGCTGAAGTCTACGGCCCGTTCACCAACGAAGAGATGGTCGGGGAGGCCCTGGCGCCGGTGCGCGATCAGGTCGTCATTGCCACCAAATTCGGTTTCAACATTGCCGATGGCAAGCAGTCCGGCCTCAACAGCAGGCCCGAGCATATCCGCAACGTTTGCGATGCCTCGCTGAAGCGTCTCGGGATCGAAGTCATCGACCTCTTCTACCAACACCGTGTCGATCCGGGCGTGCCGATCGAAGATGTCGCCGGCGCCGTCAAGGACCTGATCGCTGCCGGCAAGGTCCGGCATTTCGGCCTTTCCGAGCCCGGCCCTCAAACCGTCCGCCGTGCCCATGCCGTCCAGCCGGTGACGACGCTCCAGAACGAATATTCGCTTTGGACGCGTGGCCCGGAGACAAACGGTATTCTGGACGTCTGCGAGGAACTTGGCATCGGCCTTGTTCCCTATAGCCCGCTCGGAAAGGGTTTCCTTACGGGTGCGATGAGCAAGGATACCAAGCTCGGAGAAGGCGATTTTCGGGCGATCCTGCCGCGCTTCACCCCGCAGGCGATGGCAAAGAACCAGGCGCTTGTCGATCTCTTGAAGTCGATCGCGGTGGAAAAAGAGGGCACGCCCGCACAAATCGCACTTGCCTGGCTCTTGGCCCGCAAGCCCTGGATCGTTCCGATCCCCGGCACCACCAAGCTGCATCGCCTTGAGGAAAACCTTGCATCAGTGGATATCGAGCTGACCCAGGCCGACCTCGCCGTCATCGAAAAGGCTGCGGCAGACATCCAGATCGAAGGTGAGCGCTATCCGGAACAGCTCCTGAAGGCGACAGGCCTTTAA
- a CDS encoding cold-shock protein, which yields MATGTVKFFNDDKGFGFITPENGGQDVFVHVSSLQRGSSLREGDKVSFEIGQDRKTGKSKAENVSVL from the coding sequence ATGGCTACCGGTACTGTGAAATTTTTTAATGACGACAAGGGCTTTGGTTTCATCACGCCTGAAAATGGTGGACAGGATGTCTTCGTTCACGTCTCTTCCCTGCAGCGCGGCAGCTCGCTCAGAGAAGGTGACAAGGTGAGCTTCGAGATCGGCCAGGACCGCAAGACCGGCAAGTCGAAGGCCGAAAACGTCAGCGTGCTTTGA
- a CDS encoding sugar-binding transcriptional regulator, with protein sequence MGRLNELRLIARIAQMYHVEGKRQAEIAETMHMSQATVSRMLKRAEQEDIVRTTVIPPAGTFAELETALRDQYGLTEAIVIDCSEDRDGAIMARIGEAAAHFLEVTLQQDEIVGVSSWSQTILRMVDNIHPLKNAKAKYIVQILGGMGDSSVQTHATQLTARLAKLTGGEARLLLVQGITSSREAKLVMLADPVVRETMDLFGRLSLAIVGIGAVEPSELLARSGNTFSRQEMAMLHEAGAVGEISYRFYDKAGKPVETPLNDRVIGLSLDELRKTNRVMALAGGESKTQAIAGALKLGVIDVLVTDKFTAARLTA encoded by the coding sequence ATGGGACGGCTCAACGAGTTGCGACTGATCGCCCGGATTGCTCAGATGTACCATGTCGAGGGCAAGCGGCAGGCCGAGATTGCCGAAACCATGCACATGTCGCAGGCCACCGTTTCGCGGATGCTGAAGCGGGCTGAACAGGAAGACATCGTGCGCACCACAGTTATCCCGCCGGCGGGCACCTTTGCCGAGCTGGAGACGGCGCTACGGGATCAATATGGCTTGACCGAAGCTATTGTCATCGATTGTTCCGAGGACCGCGATGGCGCGATCATGGCGCGGATTGGTGAAGCCGCCGCCCATTTTCTGGAAGTCACCTTGCAGCAGGACGAAATCGTCGGCGTCTCCAGCTGGAGCCAGACGATCCTGCGCATGGTGGACAATATCCACCCGCTAAAGAACGCCAAGGCCAAGTATATCGTGCAAATTCTCGGCGGCATGGGCGACTCGTCGGTGCAGACCCATGCCACGCAACTGACGGCCCGTCTTGCGAAACTCACCGGCGGCGAGGCCCGGCTGCTGCTTGTGCAAGGCATCACCTCCTCGCGGGAAGCCAAGCTCGTGATGCTTGCAGACCCGGTGGTGCGCGAAACGATGGACCTTTTTGGCCGTCTCAGCCTTGCCATCGTCGGGATCGGCGCGGTCGAACCGTCGGAACTCCTGGCGCGTTCCGGCAATACCTTTTCGCGCCAGGAAATGGCGATGCTGCATGAGGCGGGCGCGGTTGGCGAGATTTCCTACCGCTTCTACGACAAGGCCGGCAAACCCGTGGAAACGCCGCTCAACGACCGCGTTATCGGCCTTTCGCTTGACGAATTACGCAAAACCAACCGCGTCATGGCTTTGGCCGGCGGCGAATCCAAGACACAGGCCATCGCCGGCGCCCTGAAACTGGGCGTCATCGATGTGCTTGTGACCGACAAGTTCACAGCGGCACGGCTCACGGCCTGA
- a CDS encoding substrate-binding domain-containing protein: MKLSKILLAATAASLLALPASAAEIKKIGLAVPNLQADFFNQIKLGVEKHAKEKGIEVVVVDAKNDTNTQVSQVQDLMTQDIDAFIYIPAGAAAAAVPTRLAREAGIPVINVDRTPEGAPGDTFIAGESVESAYEVCKYIIGKAGGAGKMAIIHGQKGTTPEVDRFTGCKRAIDENKGVELVDQQWSNMWSADEGFSIAQNMLQANPEITIIFGQADGLAMGAAKAVDVANLSDKVIIGGYDGDVSALEYLAKCKGPYIATATQSTQKMGVLAVESAIAVAAGQKVEERQTPNAVLTTCENAPEFVKNHP, translated from the coding sequence ATGAAACTGTCCAAAATTCTTTTGGCGGCAACCGCTGCCTCGCTGCTGGCCCTGCCGGCAAGTGCTGCCGAAATCAAGAAAATCGGTCTTGCCGTTCCCAATCTCCAGGCTGACTTCTTCAACCAGATCAAGCTGGGCGTCGAAAAGCATGCCAAGGAAAAGGGCATCGAGGTGGTCGTGGTCGATGCGAAGAACGATACCAACACACAGGTCAGCCAGGTGCAGGACCTGATGACGCAGGATATCGACGCCTTCATCTATATCCCGGCCGGTGCCGCCGCCGCCGCCGTTCCGACGCGCCTTGCCCGCGAAGCCGGAATTCCCGTTATCAATGTCGATCGCACGCCCGAAGGCGCGCCAGGTGATACGTTCATCGCCGGCGAAAGCGTCGAGTCTGCTTATGAAGTCTGCAAATACATCATCGGCAAGGCTGGCGGCGCCGGCAAGATGGCGATCATCCATGGCCAGAAAGGCACGACGCCGGAAGTCGATCGCTTCACCGGCTGCAAGCGCGCCATCGACGAGAACAAGGGCGTCGAGCTCGTCGATCAGCAATGGAGCAATATGTGGTCGGCGGACGAGGGTTTCTCGATCGCGCAGAACATGCTGCAGGCAAACCCGGAAATCACGATCATCTTCGGCCAGGCCGATGGTCTTGCCATGGGTGCAGCCAAGGCTGTCGATGTCGCCAACCTCTCCGACAAGGTGATCATCGGTGGTTATGACGGCGACGTCTCGGCGCTGGAATATCTCGCCAAATGCAAGGGCCCGTATATTGCAACGGCGACCCAGAGCACGCAGAAAATGGGTGTCCTGGCTGTCGAATCCGCGATCGCTGTTGCTGCCGGCCAGAAGGTCGAAGAGCGCCAGACCCCGAATGCGGTTCTGACAACCTGCGAAAATGCGCCGGAATTCGTCAAGAACCATCCGTAA
- a CDS encoding transketolase family protein, whose product MTDVTNSPKLHDCRDAFVAVLERLGADNPKIVAVCNDSVGSSKLGNFKSKWPERLVNVGIAEQTMVGVGAGLANGGLLPFVCGAACFLTGRSLEQIKADIAYSNANVKLIGISSGMAYGELGPTHHSIEDFAWTRVIPNLPVIAPCDSIETAAAVEWAARYDGPVFLRLSRVGVPDLLPANHTFELGKANLLRDGDAITLIANGTLTHRMVKAAEILSAQGIEARVLNMATVRPIDIDAVVAAAHQTGAILTAEEHSTFGGLGSAIAEVVVAEAPVPMKILGVPGIFAPTGSAEFLLDEFGMSPAAVAEAAIALIARKSNRAS is encoded by the coding sequence ATGACAGACGTGACAAACTCCCCCAAGCTGCACGATTGCCGCGATGCGTTCGTGGCCGTGCTCGAACGCCTCGGCGCGGACAATCCGAAGATCGTCGCGGTGTGCAACGATTCCGTCGGCTCTTCCAAGCTTGGAAATTTCAAGTCGAAATGGCCGGAACGCCTGGTCAATGTCGGCATCGCCGAACAGACCATGGTCGGTGTCGGCGCGGGCCTCGCCAACGGCGGCCTGCTGCCATTTGTATGTGGCGCTGCCTGCTTTCTGACTGGCCGGTCGCTGGAACAGATCAAGGCCGACATCGCCTATTCCAATGCGAATGTGAAGCTGATCGGCATCTCCTCGGGCATGGCTTACGGCGAACTCGGCCCGACGCACCATTCGATCGAGGACTTTGCCTGGACGCGCGTCATCCCCAATCTTCCGGTTATTGCACCCTGCGATTCCATCGAGACGGCGGCGGCGGTCGAATGGGCGGCGCGTTATGATGGCCCGGTATTCCTCCGGCTATCGCGCGTCGGTGTGCCGGATCTGCTGCCGGCCAATCATACGTTCGAACTCGGCAAGGCAAACCTGCTGCGGGACGGCGATGCCATTACCCTGATTGCCAATGGCACGCTCACGCACCGGATGGTGAAAGCCGCCGAAATACTGTCGGCTCAGGGCATCGAAGCGCGCGTTCTCAACATGGCGACAGTTCGGCCGATCGACATCGATGCCGTGGTGGCAGCGGCTCATCAGACCGGCGCAATCCTGACCGCAGAAGAGCACTCGACCTTTGGCGGCTTGGGCTCGGCCATTGCCGAGGTTGTGGTGGCGGAAGCGCCCGTGCCCATGAAAATCCTCGGCGTACCCGGCATTTTCGCACCGACCGGATCAGCCGAGTTCCTGCTCGACGAATTCGGCATGTCCCCCGCAGCCGTCGCAGAAGCGGCAATTGCGCTGATTGCACGCAAGTCTAACCGCGCATCCTGA
- a CDS encoding FGGY family carbohydrate kinase — MTTAILAIDQGTTNSKAVLVSTAGEILSRGSSPVGIEHPQPGWVEQNPMRVWESVKEAIASCLQAGPAIDILGIAISNQRESVTVWDAVTGEPLGPVVSWQCRRSAPACAELIAAGHAPRVQALTGLPIDPMFPGPKMRWLLDRAPSGRDIRLGTIDAWLIHCFTDGAVHACDTANAARSQLFDLNDQVWSDELCALFGVPKSSLPEVRDSAARFGVTRNVPGLADGIPIAAAIGDSHAALFGHGAFHPGDGKVTFGTGSSIMTTLPRFIAPEQGITTTIAWSIGGKPTYAFEGNILVSAASLPWMAEMLGLPDVQALTELAATAQSGGPGFVPAFVGLGAPYWHSDARALFAGITFGTTRAQMARAVTDSIAFQVHDVFKAMASQSPAPLGRLYADGGPSRNDFLMQCVADTLNHAIIQCDAPEASALGAAYLAGLSLGVWPDLAAIAALPRIGNPIAPRAVDTPERLQVWQDAIYRSTVSSPSSMSE; from the coding sequence ATGACGACCGCCATCCTCGCCATCGACCAGGGCACCACGAATTCAAAGGCTGTGCTTGTCTCCACAGCCGGCGAAATCCTGTCGCGTGGATCGTCCCCGGTTGGGATAGAACATCCACAGCCCGGCTGGGTCGAGCAAAACCCGATGCGCGTGTGGGAATCCGTAAAGGAAGCCATTGCCTCCTGTCTTCAGGCCGGTCCTGCCATCGACATTCTCGGCATCGCAATTTCCAACCAGCGCGAATCCGTCACCGTATGGGATGCGGTTACGGGCGAACCGCTTGGTCCGGTGGTCAGCTGGCAATGCCGGCGCAGTGCGCCGGCCTGTGCCGAACTGATCGCGGCCGGCCATGCGCCGCGCGTGCAAGCATTGACCGGTCTTCCGATCGATCCGATGTTCCCCGGCCCGAAGATGCGCTGGCTGCTCGACCGCGCCCCTTCAGGCCGTGACATCCGGCTCGGCACGATCGACGCGTGGCTGATCCATTGTTTCACGGATGGCGCGGTGCATGCGTGCGACACAGCCAATGCCGCCCGCAGTCAGCTTTTTGATCTGAACGATCAGGTCTGGAGTGACGAACTCTGCGCTCTCTTTGGCGTGCCTAAATCCAGCCTGCCCGAAGTCCGCGACAGCGCCGCCCGGTTTGGCGTAACCCGCAATGTGCCAGGCCTTGCGGACGGCATCCCGATTGCCGCAGCCATCGGGGACAGCCATGCCGCGCTGTTTGGACATGGCGCATTCCATCCCGGCGACGGCAAGGTGACCTTTGGCACCGGCTCGTCGATCATGACGACGCTTCCGCGTTTCATTGCGCCCGAGCAAGGCATCACCACGACGATCGCCTGGTCGATCGGCGGCAAGCCGACCTATGCCTTCGAGGGCAATATTTTGGTGTCCGCAGCATCTCTTCCATGGATGGCCGAGATGCTCGGGCTTCCAGACGTGCAGGCCCTGACCGAACTTGCAGCAACCGCACAGTCCGGTGGTCCCGGCTTCGTGCCCGCCTTTGTCGGCCTCGGCGCCCCCTACTGGCACTCCGATGCGCGCGCGCTGTTTGCGGGCATCACCTTCGGGACAACACGCGCCCAGATGGCACGCGCCGTGACGGATTCGATCGCTTTCCAGGTCCACGACGTCTTCAAGGCCATGGCGTCGCAATCTCCCGCCCCGCTTGGACGGCTCTATGCGGACGGCGGGCCGAGCCGCAATGATTTCCTGATGCAATGCGTGGCCGATACGCTGAACCACGCCATCATCCAATGCGACGCGCCGGAAGCCTCGGCCCTCGGAGCAGCCTATCTTGCCGGACTGTCGCTGGGTGTCTGGCCCGATCTCGCGGCAATCGCGGCTTTGCCGCGCATCGGCAATCCGATTGCGCCACGCGCCGTGGATACGCCGGAACGCTTGCAGGTCTGGCAGGATGCAATCTACCGCTCGACCGTTTCCAGCCCTTCATCTATGAGTGAATAA
- a CDS encoding SDR family oxidoreductase — MKRFAGQTVFVTGGNKGIGRGIAKRFAEEGAKIAIAAIEKDTPTAAEALAQETGAEVIGFSLDVTDAGAVKEAYGETEAKLGAISVSVQNAGVITIAKVENLTEREWDLNLDVNTKGVFLCCQEAVRRFRASGTKGRLINTASGQARQGFIYTPHYAASKFGVIGLTQSLAKELAREGITANAICPGIIHTEMWDYNDRVWGQMLGEYGPGELMAEWVEGIPMGRAGTPAEVGALVAFLASPDAVYITGQTINVDGGLIMS, encoded by the coding sequence ATGAAACGTTTCGCAGGCCAGACGGTATTTGTGACCGGGGGCAACAAGGGCATCGGCCGCGGCATCGCCAAGCGCTTTGCCGAAGAAGGCGCAAAGATTGCTATTGCCGCAATCGAAAAAGACACGCCAACAGCGGCCGAAGCGCTGGCGCAGGAAACCGGCGCCGAAGTGATCGGCTTCAGCCTTGATGTGACCGATGCGGGAGCCGTGAAAGAAGCCTACGGCGAGACGGAGGCGAAGCTGGGTGCCATTTCGGTTTCCGTTCAAAATGCCGGCGTCATCACGATTGCCAAGGTGGAGAACCTGACCGAGCGGGAATGGGACCTCAATCTCGACGTCAACACAAAGGGTGTCTTCCTGTGCTGCCAGGAAGCCGTCCGCCGCTTCCGCGCCAGCGGCACGAAGGGCCGCCTGATCAACACCGCCTCGGGCCAGGCCCGTCAGGGTTTCATCTACACGCCGCATTATGCCGCGTCGAAATTCGGCGTGATCGGCTTGACCCAGAGCCTTGCGAAAGAACTCGCGCGTGAAGGCATCACGGCAAACGCGATTTGCCCTGGCATCATCCATACCGAGATGTGGGATTACAACGACCGTGTGTGGGGTCAGATGCTCGGCGAATATGGCCCCGGCGAACTGATGGCGGAATGGGTCGAAGGCATCCCGATGGGCCGGGCCGGTACACCCGCCGAAGTTGGCGCACTGGTCGCTTTCCTTGCATCTCCCGACGCCGTCTACATCACCGGCCAGACCATCAATGTGGATGGCGGCCTCATCATGTCCTAG
- a CDS encoding transketolase, translating into MQPNDLDRIAQQIRLRDLQAVFEAGAGHIGGEMSAIDILTALYFRVLRIWPDQPKNPERDRFVLSKGHVALALYVTLAKRGFIPEEEVSTFLKPHSRLNGHPNCNKVPGVETNTGPLGHGLPVAVGMAKAAKLTGAAYHTYVMTGDGEMQEGSNWEAIASAAQFGLNNLTLIIDHNRFQQGASLQDTNNLAPFPSKLSAFGWDVSEINGNVMNEIVPALEKRGSRPHCIVAHTNKGHGISFMQDTVDWHHKVPNADQYKIAVAELSEAL; encoded by the coding sequence ATGCAGCCGAACGATCTCGACCGTATCGCTCAACAGATCCGTCTGCGCGATCTGCAAGCGGTTTTCGAAGCTGGCGCCGGCCATATCGGCGGGGAAATGTCCGCCATCGACATTCTGACGGCGCTGTATTTCCGCGTTCTCCGGATCTGGCCGGATCAGCCGAAGAACCCGGAGCGGGACCGGTTTGTCCTGTCCAAAGGCCATGTTGCCCTGGCGCTTTACGTGACACTCGCCAAACGGGGCTTTATTCCTGAGGAAGAGGTGAGCACATTTTTAAAGCCGCATTCGCGGCTCAACGGCCACCCGAATTGCAATAAGGTGCCCGGCGTCGAGACCAATACTGGTCCGCTCGGCCACGGCCTGCCGGTTGCCGTCGGCATGGCGAAAGCGGCCAAGCTGACCGGTGCTGCCTATCACACCTATGTCATGACCGGCGACGGCGAGATGCAGGAGGGTTCCAACTGGGAGGCCATCGCGTCGGCTGCTCAGTTCGGCCTGAACAATCTCACGCTGATCATCGACCACAACCGCTTTCAGCAGGGGGCATCGCTGCAAGATACCAACAATCTTGCGCCTTTCCCCTCCAAGCTCTCAGCTTTCGGCTGGGATGTCAGCGAGATCAACGGCAACGTCATGAACGAGATCGTTCCGGCTCTCGAAAAGCGCGGTTCGCGCCCGCATTGCATCGTTGCCCATACAAACAAGGGTCATGGCATTTCCTTCATGCAGGATACCGTCGATTGGCATCACAAGGTGCCGAACGCTGACCAGTACAAGATTGCCGTGGCTGAGCTTTCGGAGGCCCTTTGA